A region from the Niabella agricola genome encodes:
- a CDS encoding SMP-30/gluconolactonase/LRE family protein, with protein sequence MRMLMFCGLLFTQLGLFAQQPVTPFFDSLGIVAKDARLQKISDQFSFTEGPVADKAGNIYFTDQPNDKIWRYNLDGTLTEFLPASGRANGLDIDARGNIIACADAENQLWSITPAGKVTVLLRDVNGKKLNGPNDLWIDKKGGIYFTDPYYQRKYWTRTEPEIPQQK encoded by the coding sequence ATGCGAATGCTGATGTTCTGCGGATTGCTGTTTACGCAACTGGGCCTGTTTGCCCAACAACCGGTAACACCTTTTTTTGATTCTTTGGGGATTGTTGCAAAGGATGCCAGGCTTCAAAAAATAAGCGACCAGTTTTCATTTACGGAGGGGCCGGTTGCGGATAAGGCAGGGAATATTTATTTTACCGATCAGCCTAACGATAAGATCTGGCGATACAACCTGGACGGAACGCTTACCGAATTTTTGCCAGCCTCCGGCAGAGCTAATGGATTGGATATCGATGCCCGGGGTAATATTATCGCCTGCGCCGATGCGGAAAATCAACTGTGGTCCATTACTCCTGCCGGAAAAGTTACGGTACTTCTACGCGATGTGAACGGCAAAAAGCTGAATGGTCCCAATGATCTCTGGATCGATAAAAAAGGGGGAATCTATTTTACCGATCCATATTACCAGCGAAAATACTGGACGCGTACCGAGCCGGAGATACCGCAGCAGAAAG
- a CDS encoding ferredoxin reductase domain-containing protein: MKYPVKIRSIGHVTHDVLRIRVDKPEELVYVPGQATEIFIDREGWLEEGRPFTFTSLPDDDYLEFTIKTYPERNGVTAQLLQLQAGDGLLLNDVFGEITYKGEGTFIAGGAGLTPFLAILRQLEKEHHIENNRLLFANKRKADIIHEEELRRLLGANFVNILSDETLPGYEHGYISGALLRRMISDSNSYIYLCGPPPMMDAVERELQVLKTDPGRIVKEGF, from the coding sequence ATGAAATATCCAGTAAAAATAAGATCGATCGGTCATGTAACCCACGATGTGCTAAGGATACGGGTAGATAAACCCGAAGAACTGGTGTATGTGCCTGGCCAGGCTACAGAAATTTTTATCGATCGTGAAGGTTGGCTGGAGGAGGGCCGGCCATTTACATTTACCTCCCTGCCTGATGATGATTACCTGGAATTTACAATAAAGACCTACCCCGAGCGGAACGGGGTTACGGCCCAGTTGCTGCAGCTGCAGGCAGGGGATGGGCTATTGCTGAATGATGTGTTTGGTGAGATTACCTACAAAGGCGAGGGCACATTTATAGCCGGCGGGGCAGGCCTAACACCCTTTCTTGCCATTTTACGTCAACTTGAAAAAGAGCACCACATCGAGAACAACCGGTTGCTTTTTGCTAATAAAAGGAAAGCGGATATCATACATGAGGAGGAGTTGCGCCGGCTTCTTGGAGCAAATTTTGTAAATATACTTTCTGATGAAACGCTTCCGGGATATGAGCATGGTTATATTTCCGGTGCGCTGCTTAGAAGAATGATCTCTGACAGTAATAGCTATATTTATTTGTGTGGCCCGCCGCCGATGATGGACGCCGTGGAACGGGAATTGCAGGTTCTGAAGACAGATCCGGGGCGTATTGTTAAAGAAGGTTTTTAG